One genomic window of Anthonomus grandis grandis chromosome 3, icAntGran1.3, whole genome shotgun sequence includes the following:
- the LOC126733982 gene encoding uncharacterized protein LOC126733982 yields the protein MECTAETSILELKEHRILRFYCEKCLQFETHTLLQNSIEDKIKIIESKDEIITLLKQKLTESESSRIPITTSSYSQIAQTEIKKSPKININLPGIIIKPKQKQTAEKTEKDIKEAIVPKDLRIAVKNTKKIKDSSILIQCCNKEHVDILKKEAESKLKNYEVQVTKLRLPRFKIIGCTTNLSEKEIENSIRKQNNFITEQNKLKITYNKKARNDKGKSIVFGECDPILFSKLIYEKKIFFGWQRYPVYEDLSIQRCFKCQQFYHKIENCPNEAVCEFCSNKHDVSECPKLQKKCVNCISANMKYKSNYNTVHEANNPECPSYQYQLNLLRTKIDYHG from the exons ATGGAGTGCACT GCTGAAACTTCGATTCTAGAATTAAAAGAACATCGAATATTGAgattttattgtgaaaaatgtCTACAATTCGAGACGCACACTCTACTTCAAAACTCAAtagaagacaaaataaaaattattgaatccaaagatgaaataataacgttacttaaacaaaaactaacGGAGTCCGAATCATCACGTATACCAATAACAACATCATCATATAGTCAAATAGcacaaactgaaataaaaaaatcaccaaaaataaacataaatcttCCCGGAATCATTATTAAACCAAAGCAAAAACAAACTGCCGAAAAAACTGAAAAGGATATAAAGGAAGCTATAGTTCCAAAAGATCTTCGAATTGCcgtaaaaaatactaaaaaaataaaagatagtaGTATTCTTATTCAATGCTGCAATAAGGAACATGTTGACATTctaaaaaaagaagcagaatCCAAATTAAAGAACTATGAAGTACAAGTAACAAAATTAAGGCTACCGAGGTTCAAAATAATAGGATGTACCACCAATCTTAGCGAAAAGGAGATAGAGAACTCTATAAGaaagcaaaacaattttatcaccgagcaaaataaacttaaaataacatataataaaaaagctagAAATGACAAAGGTAAATCCATAGTTTTTGGTGAATGTGACcccattttatttagtaaactgatatatgaaaagaaaattttctttggttGGCAAAGGTATCCAGTATACGAGGATTTGAGTATACAGCGATGTTTTAAGTGTCAACAATTTTAccacaaaattgaaaattgtccTAATGAAGCTGTATGTGAATTTTGCTCCAACAAACATGATGTATCTGAATGTccgaaattacaaaaaaaatgcgtCAACTGCATTTCAGCAAACATGAAATACAAAAGTAATTACAACACAGTTCATGAAGCAAACAACCCAGAATGTCCATCTTATCAGTACCAGTTGAATCTTCTGCGAACGAAAATAGATTATCATGGGTAA